The genomic stretch TGTGCAGATGTTGATGCAGATCTCGATAAAGTTCTAGTCAGAGGATTGTTATTACGAGTTTGTTCAGTATCAGATTCATGggaatttataaatatttccattaacgaataataatattctaagTAAGTTCTAATACTGTTCGCTCTTTTCTTTGTCTGTAAAAGACGATCTCTTTCTTTATTGAGCAGTTTCTTACGAAGAGAACCACCATCAAGAGAAAAATGTTTATCCAAGTTTAAGCTGTCATCAAGCTTTTCAATTTGGCCATGAATCCCCTGTTCTCTATTTCTTTCTGAAGTGAAAGaatccaaatttaaatcGTTCATGAGGCCATACTTTCCATCCATCAATAATTCAACCATTAATTTAATCCGCTCCTGTGATGGCTCATCCTTCTttgcattattataatcTTGAGTCCGCCGTAATTTATCATCCCAACTCACCACACTATGAACTTCTTTCTTcctttgttttttttgttgtgGTGCTGGCTCGTAAGAGTAGCCATCATTGGTAATTTCCAGATCTATATCAGAAGAATTTGGGCTATCAGAATCCTCCATATAGCCAGCATCTTCCTGATTCGATGAAAAGTTCATCTCATTTGCTCGTCTCTCTAATAATATCCCTCCATCATAAACTGTTGGCAAATTAGTTGTCATTGTTGTGCATGcatctattattatctcTTGAAGGTTTGCTTTGATACGGGAGTAACTTCATTTCTAACCATATAGcaaattaaacaataaaaagaattagcgattaatctttttttgtGAAATATTCACAAGATAAATTTCTCACAAATCTCTTTTACAAATCATTCATTcgatatatatttctaatcaGATGATAGTAAACTCCTCCTTGGAATTATCTCCATTGGGGTTACTCCACAGGCCCCTCATCGCGACAGATTCCCGACGGACTTAAGCTTCAAACAGAAATACCCGAATCTTTAATAAGACCTGGAATGTGTCCTGCAGGTTCTCTCTAGGGAGTTCCATTTTTGGGTAGATATTTCCTGAATAATGAGCCTAGACATTCTGTTAGCCAATACTATCCTAAACAGGAAATATGATGGTACCCCTGACAAATTGTGCACCAGAAATCTTTATCATTTGGCACGGAACTCGGCTTTCGGGATTACTAAGACGGCATTCAGAAAACGGAAGTGAGTTCCGGTTTCCGAGTTCCGGTTTCCGAGTTCCGGTTTCCGGATCTCATCAATTATTAGGGAACTTTAGTAGTACAACCTAGGAAACTCCGACTCAAGTTTCCATATTAGGCATATAACAACGATGCAAGAATGAAGAGAGCTActgtatataaataatacataAATGCAATAGATATCTCTGAATATACTTATCTAActatattttaaaactcAATacaagatgaaaaaaagagtAGGAGAAAAAAAGGGAAAATAGCGTTAAAAACACAAAAGACATTATATGAGGAATTATGGAATTTTATGaataagtaaaaataattaaaatataaagggATGAATTGAATAAGAATAGAAGATAAAAGAAGAGGGGAAAAAATGTAAAGGTTACTTATTTCCGTTTTATCTCTTGAAAAAACTGActcattttaaattaaagatgaatatAAGTTTGATAGGTATACGTGATTATGGTATGGTGTGATGTATATGTGTGCTGTGAGATGAAGTATAGTTGTAGTTTCATTTATctgttaataaaaaatattacaaaattagaggaaataaatatgaagaGGTAGCATGATTGTAGCTGTTCTATCATTTAGATGGTTGGGTTGGTTGGATTAGTTGAAGTAGTTGCTGTAGCATTGGGACTTGTGTTAGTATTTTTATCGTTGAATTCATAATTGATGCTTTCAACAAGATTCCCTAGTTCTTGAATGACCTTGTTATACATTCCagtaattttattgaaaaggTTCAGTTTTTTCtcaatttcaaatagaaaatctttagaattaattagAAATTGGATTTCACCGTTCAATCTATTGATTATTGATAACCAGATATGAGTTAATTGTTCTAAGCATTTATCATAATAgtaattatttgaagaatctGAAAATCTTGGTAAACTTATCAGTAATTCGTtacaataaattaaaaacttAATAGAtgttataatattttcttgaataggtggcaaattatttaaaatacaaTCAATTAAACAGTTCAAAAAATCTAGGATGTACGGTTTTAGTCTATTGAATGAATAagcatttaaattattaatgatataattaGAGTCCGAGCTTATGGagatttgattattatacttATCATATGGAATATTATTCTTAATTAATTGTAGTTTTTCGTCTAGTAATCTTTTATAGTTTTCAACACTAAAGTTAATCGTTGAAACATGATTAATAAtgtcattatttaaatgtgGATACTTGACAGCTAAGGATAATAAAAGGTCACTTATTTGCTGCTTGTTCATTAATTCCATTCCTCTTTGAATCGGTAATGATTGACCTTCAATATTCGAAGCTATATAATGTTTCCTCTTGATAACTGTAATTTTACGATGGTTTTGGCTTAAGTTTTGATTgtgttgctgttgctgttgctgttgctgttgctgttgctgttgcattcttaagaataaattattattattaggatgactattatttgaaatgttATTCAGTTCGGGTGTATTAGTTTCATATATtagttttcttttcttgCTCACT from Henningerozyma blattae CBS 6284 chromosome 4, complete genome encodes the following:
- the STS1 gene encoding Sts1p (similar to Saccharomyces cerevisiae STS1 (YIR011C); ancestral locus Anc_7.179), whose protein sequence is MQQNIGFSWGFQPQISTTRRTSTFKNVSSNSSGNTGHNLHSNHDNNAISSNNNSIASNSLMMIDSSTQVSKKRKLIYETNTPELNNISNNSHPNNNNLFLRMQQQQQQQQQQQQQHNQNLSQNHRKITVIKRKHYIASNIEGQSLPIQRGMELMNKQQISDLLLSLAVKYPHLNNDIINHVSTINFSVENYKRLLDEKLQLIKNNIPYDKYNNQISISSDSNYIINNLNAYSFNRLKPYILDFLNCLIDCILNNLPPIQENIITSIKFLIYCNELLISLPRFSDSSNNYYYDKCLEQLTHIWLSIINRLNGEIQFLINSKDFLFEIEKKLNLFNKITGMYNKVIQELGNLVESINYEFNDKNTNTSPNATATTSTNPTNPTI